The proteins below come from a single Malus domestica chromosome 03, GDT2T_hap1 genomic window:
- the LOC139194848 gene encoding NAC domain-containing protein 41-like — protein MAGYYQVPVGYRFMPRDDELLLGYLRPKLDGQDYPKGIVHDCDLYGLEEPSDIWRRLNRASHDGQECTDDKDIYVFTTLNSKAPNGSRVCRTVGTTGGTWKGEDAGKEIYASGIKQAIGFRKRFTYRNKGSPQNDHWIMLEFHLDPSLLRNKHHQEKNIVLCILRRKDDISKKRKLEERDNYEENAANHFQPQALNDINVGDYNNAPSYMEQIAFDHLQPQALTATTTGDYINDPRYTEENAANHFQPQEHYAATTGDYSNAHWYTEQNAADHFEPHDEAHKATNEDLTTALRRMEEILMSGF, from the exons ATGGCTGGTTACTACCAAGTTCCAGTAGGGTACAGGTTCATGCCTCGAGACGACGAACTACTTCTTGGCTACCTTCGTCCCAAACTTGACGGACAGGACTATCCCAAGGGCATTGTTCATGACTGTGATCTCTACGGTCTTGAAGAACCATCGGACATATGGAGACGTCTTAACCGTGCATCACATGATGGTCAAGAATGTACAGATGATAAAGATATCTACGTCTTCACCACACTCAACTCGAAGGCTCCTAATGGCTCGCGTGTTTGCCGAACAGTTGGCACCACCGGCGGCACTTGGAAAGGCGAAGATGCCGGCAAGGAAATCTACGCTTCTGGGATTAAACAAGCTATTGGCTTCAGAAAAAGATTTACGTACAGGAACAAAGGATCCCCGCAGAATGACCATTGGATTATGCTTGAGTTCCATCTTGATCCATCTTTACTACGAAACAAACATCATCAA GAGAAGAATATTGTTCTTTGTATTCTTAGAAGAAAGGATGACATATCAAAGAAAAGGAAGCTGGAGGAAAGAGATAACTATGAAGAAAACGCAGCTAATCACTTTCAACCTCAGGCGCTTAATGATATAAATGTTGGAGATTACAATAATGCCCCTAGCTATATGGAGCAAATCGCATTTGATCACTTGCAACCTCAGGCACTTACTGCTACAACAACTGGAGATTACATTAATGACCCTAGGTATACAGAAGAGAACGCAGCTAATCACTTTCAACCTCAGGAGCATTATGCTGCAACTACCGGAGATTACAGTAATGCACATTGGTATACAGAACAGAACGCAGCTGATCACTTTGAACCTCATGATGAGGCGCATAAAGCTACAAATGAAGATTTAACTACTGCCCTTAGGCGTATGGAAGAGATCCTTATGAGCGGTTTTTGA
- the LOC103410133 gene encoding NAC domain-containing protein 41-like, with protein sequence MAGYYQVPVGYRFMPRDDELLLGYLRPKLDGQDYPKGIVHDCDLYGLEEPSDIWRRLNRASHDGQECTDDKDIYVFTTLNSKAPNGSRVCRTVGTTGGTWKGEDAGKEIYASGIKQAIGFRKRFTYRNKGSPQNDHWIMLEFHLDPSLLRNKHHQEKNIVLCILRRKDDISKKRKLEERDNYEENAANHFQPQALNDINVGDYNNAPSYMEQIAFDHLQPQALTATTTGDYINDPRYTEENAANHFQPQEHYAATTGDYSNADWYTEQNAADHFEPHDEAHNATNEDLTTALRRMEEILMSGF encoded by the exons ATGGCTGGTTACTACCAAGTTCCAGTAGGGTACAGGTTCATGCCTCGAGACGACGAACTACTTCTTGGCTACCTTCGTCCCAAACTTGACGGACAGGACTATCCCAAGGGCATTGTTCATGACTGTGATCTCTACGGTCTTGAAGAACCATCGGACATATGGAGACGTCTTAACCGTGCATCACATGATGGTCAAGAATGTACAGATGATAAAGATATCTACGTCTTCACCACACTCAACTCGAAGGCTCCTAATGGCTCGCGTGTTTGCCGAACAGTTGGCACCACCGGCGGCACTTGGAAAGGCGAAGATGCCGGCAAGGAAATCTACGCTTCTGGGATTAAACAAGCTATTGGCTTCAGAAAAAGATTTACGTACAGGAACAAAGGATCCCCGCAGAATGACCATTGGATTATGCTTGAGTTCCATCTTGATCCATCTTTACTACGAAACAAACATCATCAA GAGAAGAATATTGTTCTTTGTATTCTTAGAAGAAAGGATGACATATCAAAGAAAAGGAAGCTGGAGGAAAGAGATAACTATGAAGAAAACGCAGCTAATCACTTTCAACCTCAGGCGCTTAATGATATAAATGTTGGAGATTACAATAATGCCCCTAGCTATATGGAGCAAATCGCATTTGATCACTTGCAACCTCAGGCACTTACTGCTACAACAACTGGAGATTACATTAATGACCCTAGGTATACAGAAGAGAACGCAGCTAATCACTTTCAACCTCAGGAGCATTATGCTGCAACCACCGGAGATTACAGTAATGCAGATTGGTATACAGAACAGAATGCAGCTGATCACTTTGAACCTCATGATGAGGCGCATAATGCTACAAATGAAGATTTAACTACTGCCCTTAGGCGTATGGAGGAGATCCTTATGAGCGGTTTTTGA